The Natrinema salifodinae genome includes a window with the following:
- a CDS encoding DUF7577 domain-containing protein produces the protein MDHPGPYALLGRLAVAAFVMIAPTLCFLGLVRGLERLRDDDLIDEWARTRGDDRADDVAARDDVLAVLANELGVEAEGASVVRCSACGTLNRSGMRYCHGCQHRLRSS, from the coding sequence ATGGACCATCCGGGACCGTACGCGCTCCTCGGCCGCCTGGCCGTGGCGGCGTTCGTCATGATCGCGCCGACGCTTTGCTTTCTGGGCCTGGTCCGCGGACTCGAGCGGCTCCGGGACGACGATCTCATCGACGAGTGGGCGCGGACGCGGGGAGACGATCGGGCGGACGACGTCGCGGCCCGCGACGACGTCCTCGCCGTCTTGGCGAACGAACTGGGCGTCGAAGCCGAGGGAGCGTCGGTCGTTCGCTGTTCCGCCTGCGGAACGCTGAATCGGTCCGGAATGCGGTACTGTCACGGCTGTCAGCACCGGCTCCGGTCGTCGTGA
- a CDS encoding DUF309 domain-containing protein, translating to MDEHTRDPTVEAPAGEPTGWDAAAGRWEHATLRRATAHGVRLFNDGAFHESHDCFEIEWYNYGRGSAESKFCHGMVQVAAGAYKHVDFENDDGMRSLFETALQYLQGIPRDYYGVDVLAVRTALTNALADPTHIDGWRIPLDGERPTARAVDYEYADALEE from the coding sequence ATGGACGAACACACCCGCGATCCGACCGTCGAGGCGCCCGCCGGAGAGCCGACCGGCTGGGATGCGGCCGCGGGTCGCTGGGAGCACGCGACGCTGCGCCGGGCGACGGCCCACGGCGTCCGACTGTTCAACGACGGCGCGTTCCACGAGTCCCACGACTGCTTCGAGATCGAGTGGTACAACTACGGACGCGGCTCCGCCGAGAGCAAGTTCTGCCACGGAATGGTCCAGGTCGCTGCGGGCGCCTACAAGCACGTCGATTTCGAGAACGACGACGGGATGCGGAGCCTCTTCGAGACGGCGCTGCAGTATCTTCAGGGGATTCCGCGCGACTACTACGGCGTCGACGTGCTCGCGGTCCGGACCGCGCTCACCAACGCCCTCGCCGATCCGACGCACATAGACGGGTGGCGGATTCCCCTCGACGGCGAGCGACCGACCGCGCGGGCCGTCGATTACGAGTACGCCGACGCGCTCGAGGAGTAG
- a CDS encoding DUF7110 family protein: protein MSTEESRHVYRLHSTLELPLEDLREHIDEATYPDGIDDVEITRRNNTLILKAVAEDQSVSKYTPTAQLKASVTENRVYEEDPDERRQSFRWDEEEEEEIESELVEFAAFKGDKETVLQNSLLQYEMFLVLCEIAEAAEKGTLTAIADHDGELEATRIVDGEPRPADIEVVEGPRDHGSGQGGVNWRDNKFISD, encoded by the coding sequence ATGTCAACAGAGGAATCCAGACACGTTTATCGGTTGCATTCCACCCTCGAACTGCCCCTCGAAGACCTCCGAGAACACATCGACGAGGCGACGTACCCCGACGGGATCGACGACGTCGAGATCACGCGACGTAACAACACGCTCATTCTCAAGGCCGTCGCCGAGGACCAATCGGTCAGCAAGTACACGCCGACGGCCCAGCTCAAGGCCAGCGTCACGGAAAACCGCGTCTACGAGGAGGACCCCGACGAGCGGCGACAATCCTTCCGCTGGGACGAAGAGGAAGAAGAGGAGATAGAATCGGAACTCGTCGAGTTCGCCGCCTTCAAGGGCGACAAGGAGACGGTCCTCCAGAACTCGCTGCTGCAGTACGAGATGTTCCTCGTGCTCTGTGAGATCGCCGAAGCCGCGGAGAAGGGGACGCTCACGGCGATCGCGGATCACGACGGCGAACTCGAGGCGACCCGTATCGTCGACGGCGAGCCCCGCCCAGCCGACATCGAAGTCGTGGAAGGCCCGCGCGATCACGGCTCGGGTCAGGGCGGCGTCAACTGGCGGGACAACAAGTTCATCTCGGACTAA
- a CDS encoding M14 family metallopeptidase, whose translation MRVAQLGSGTPEIAVVAGVHGDEPCGVRAVERLLDDRPTVERPVKLIVANEDALERQVRFIDEDLNRAFPGSPDAKTHEGSLAHELVSELEGCLTFSMHSTQSHADPFAIVNGVSETATDVVPQLPVTAMVETSNFADGRLFSTIDTIEVECGLQGSETAAENADRLTRAFLTAVDALPGDTVRRDLPVYRLTDVIRKDQADTYEVFVENFTAVEAGASFAAADGDEQVADESFYPVLMSPNGYRDVFGYAAEKVDVIETTASADATSD comes from the coding sequence ATGAGAGTTGCACAGCTCGGGTCGGGAACGCCGGAAATCGCAGTCGTCGCGGGCGTCCACGGGGACGAACCCTGCGGCGTCCGGGCCGTCGAGCGATTGCTCGACGACCGCCCGACCGTCGAACGGCCCGTCAAACTCATCGTCGCTAACGAAGATGCCTTGGAGCGACAAGTACGATTCATCGACGAGGATCTCAACCGCGCGTTCCCGGGCAGTCCGGACGCGAAGACCCACGAAGGCAGCCTCGCACACGAACTCGTCTCCGAACTCGAGGGCTGTCTGACCTTCTCGATGCACTCCACGCAGAGCCACGCCGACCCCTTCGCCATCGTCAACGGCGTCAGCGAGACGGCGACAGACGTCGTCCCGCAGCTACCCGTGACGGCGATGGTCGAAACGAGCAACTTCGCGGACGGACGGCTCTTCTCCACGATCGACACCATCGAAGTCGAGTGCGGTCTCCAGGGCTCCGAGACGGCCGCCGAGAACGCGGACCGGCTGACCCGCGCCTTCCTCACCGCGGTCGACGCCCTGCCGGGAGATACGGTCCGGCGCGACCTTCCTGTCTATCGGCTCACCGACGTCATCCGGAAGGACCAGGCGGACACCTACGAGGTCTTCGTCGAGAACTTCACGGCGGTCGAGGCGGGCGCGTCGTTCGCCGCGGCCGACGGCGACGAGCAGGTCGCCGACGAGTCGTTCTACCCGGTCCTCATGTCGCCCAACGGCTATCGGGACGTCTTCGGTTACGCGGCGGAGAAAGTCGACGTCATCGAGACGACCGCATCGGCGGACGCAACGTCGGACTAA
- a CDS encoding glutaredoxin family protein, producing the protein MEFPPNQGLDQEEVNEQVADAIENNEVVLFMKGTELMPQCGYSRKALGLIDHHRDEYETVDVLESLDEFRQALSERSDWETIPQTFVDGEFVGGSDILEELEERDELAETLNTA; encoded by the coding sequence ATGGAATTCCCACCGAACCAGGGTCTCGATCAGGAGGAGGTCAACGAGCAGGTCGCCGACGCCATCGAGAACAACGAGGTCGTCCTCTTCATGAAGGGGACGGAGCTGATGCCCCAGTGTGGCTACTCCCGTAAGGCGCTCGGTCTGATCGACCACCACCGCGACGAGTACGAGACCGTCGACGTCCTCGAGTCGCTCGACGAGTTCCGCCAGGCGCTGTCGGAACGCAGCGACTGGGAGACGATTCCGCAGACGTTCGTCGACGGCGAATTCGTCGGTGGCTCTGACATTCTCGAGGAGCTCGAGGAGCGCGACGAGCTCGCAGAGACGCTCAACACGGCCTAA